In Parabacteroides sp. FAFU027, the genomic stretch CAATTCCGGCAATATGAAAACTGTGGATTTTGGACTGAATCGTCCTCCGAAATACGAGGCTATCAACGGATTTCTCGCTTATGCCCGTCAGCAAATGCCCAACGTCACTATCTCTGCAGACGTATTTGGCATCATTTGCGAAAGTCCGGCTGATGAAGAAGGCATCGGTCAGTACCTGGAGTTAATCGGTAAGAATGTCGATTATCTCTCCCCAATGGTCTATCCTTCGCATTATGGATTGGGGCAGTCCGTAAACGGTGTCTCTTTTGACAAACCGGACTTTGAACCTTATGGTGTGGTATATAATGCCATTGCCAAAGCCAAAGACCGTGTAAGTCTGGTTAAAGATTACCGGGCTAAATTCCGTCCCTGGTTACAGGACTTCACGGCGAGTTACATCGGGGAAGGAAATTACCAAACTTATGGTCCGGAACAGGTTAGGCAACAAATCGAAGCGGTTTATAAAAACGGATACAAGGGCTGGATATTCTGGAACATCAACAACCAGTACTCAGAGGCTGCATTTTTACCTAAAAACAATAGTCTAACAAAGGGAAACCTGACTCAGAAATAAATTCGCCTTTACCTGACAGGTTTTAAAAACCTGTCAGGTATTGATAAACCCAACAAAAAAAGCTGTTTCAGTATTACCTGAAACAGCTTTTTTTGTGTAGGATAAATCTTACTTCACTAATTTCCTCAACTGGTCGGGCGTAATATTTTTCGCCACGATTACGCCATTCGGATCAATCAGGTAATTCATAAAACCTTTTGATAACCGATAGGCTTTGTACACTTCGGAATTCTCTCCCCCGGCAACCAGATATTGGTTGGTAGGATTAATTCCATCGGTTCGGACAGTCTCCCTGAACACAACCTCCTGTGGGTCTAAAGAGAAGGACACCATGCGAACACGGTCAGAATAGTGTTCTCTAACCGAGTTATTCATCAGCAGATTGTTCGTGCGGGAAGGGGCGTCATAAACGGCCCAGAATTGAACAACGAGATACTCCCCGTGAAGATCTGCTAACAAATCATTTCCTGTTTTATCGATCCGGATCGCCGGGGCAGTACTGCCGGGTGATAAACCTACTCCGGGACGGGTGTCTTTTCCCACATAAGCTGTGGCCGGAATGAAGATCAATAACGCAAGAAACAGACTTTTGAAAGAACGCATATTGGTTGATTTTTGGTTTAACACTAAGCCTCTCTCAGCATTAACAATCCCAAGAGAAACCCCGCAGATTTTCTGCAGTAAGAATGGCTAAAATGCTATATTTTAGCCGCTTCTCTGTGAATCAACTAACACAAATATAGGCTTCCAGTGTTAAATCACCAAATCCCCCTTTAAATTTCTTTCATATTCGGGGCATTTTTCGGGTTTTTTCCCATTCTCCCCCCTTCGATTTACATTTTTATACAATAAAATCGACCCCTGCGCGGCTATCTTTCACTGCACCAATAATTTGCGCTACGGCAACGTGTTCAGGGTGCTTGGCATAGACCTCAACATCCTCCATTTTTTCGAATTCTGACACCAGTACAAAGTCATAAATTTCAGCCGGATTGGCGTTAATTCCAACCTTCATGCTTTTCAATACTTCAATCTTATCAACCAGAGCTTCCAGACCGGTTTTGATCTCTGCCAGCTTTGCCGCTTTGGCTTCAGGAGTGTCAAACGCTACGAGTTTGAACATTACGATGTGTTTTACCATAATTTGATTTGCTTATTGAGTTTAAAACTATTTACTGCTAAATGCGGTGCAAATCAACAAAAAAAAGCCGAGACTGGAAAACCCGCCATTCAACCTACCTTATTATAGGTAGGAAAATCACCTTTTCCGGGGATTGATTGCAGTGAGGAAAATGCCCAACTTTGCATCGTGAATGGATAAATGATTTTAGTAACTTTGCCAGCCGATTGGCACACAGATAACACAGATCAGACGGATTTTTGCAGAGAAATGGATAATCTGTGAAAATCCGTGTTGTGAAACATCCGTGTCATCCATGTGGCAAGACCCAACAACCCAACATCATGAACAAGTCAGATCTTCAATTTTTACCCATATCCATCAATGTCACCGGGAAGAAAATCCTGATGATTGGAGGTGGAAAAGTGGCGAGCCACAAAGCCGAAATCATGGCACGCTTTGTCACCAACGTTACCGTGATCGCTCCCGAAATCAGCGATAAAATCAGGACATTACCTTTCGAAATCATTGAAAAAGAGTATGAATCCAGCGATCTCGATGGTTACTTCCTCGTCTATGTGGTGACTGACAATCACGAGCTAAACCGCAAAATCAAGCAGGATTGCGAAGAGCGGGGCATCCTTGCCAGCGTGTGCGACGCACCATTGTTGTGCGACTTTGTATCGCCCGCCATCCACAAAGAGGAGCATATCACCGTATCGGTTGGCTCCAATGCTCAAAACGTTTACCAGTCGGTGGACATTCGTAATCAAATCAGAGAACTATTCGAAAATGGAACAATCAAAATCAAAGAATAACGATATTACCGGTTCGGTTACTTTAGTAGGTTTCGGCCCCGGTAATCCCGATTTGCTCACCATTGCCGGGGAGAAGGCGATTGCCGGAGCCGACATTATATTTCACGATGACCTGATCGACCAGGAATTTTTAGGAAAATACAAAGCTGATAAAGTATATGTAGGCAAACGCCGACACAAACACAGTGCCAATCAGGAGGACATTAACCAGTTGCTCCTGGATGCTGCCCTTGCCGGAAAGAAAGTAGTACGGGTAAAAGGTGGAGACCCGATGGTATTTGCCCACGGAGGAGAAGAGATCGAATTGCTGGAGAAAAATAATATCCCGGTCACGGTTATTCCGGGAATCTCAACCGGTTTGGCGGTGGCATCATTGACTAAAGTGCCCCTCACCCACCGCAATGTCTCGTCATCTGTCTCCTTCATCTCGGGACATGCGGCTGAGATTGGGTTGCCCAATACGGACACGTTGGTCTGCTACATGGCGGGATTCAACATCCACCGCATTGCAGCCAAAGCAATCGCCGAAGGCCGCGATCCACAGACTGCGGTCATGCTGGTATCCAAAGTTTCCACACCGGAGCAACAGGAGTTCTACTCCACCTTTGAGGAATTGAGCAAAGGTCCGGTCAACTACCCCACCCCACTTATCGCAGTTATCGGTGATGTCGTGAAACTGAAACATCACGATTCTTCAACAGTCGAAAAACCGACTTACTTAGTTACCGGCACTGATGCGCATCACTATTATTCTTATGGAAAAATAGTCCACCAACCGCTGATTCACCTGGCAGCGCTGGAAGATACGACAGATCTTGACACTCATGTGCAGGACCTACACAACTACGACTGGCTGATCTTTACCAGCCGTTTTGCCGTTAAATATTTCTTCGAATCGCTTCACCGTATAGGTAAGGATACTCGTTTCTTATGTGGCGTCAAGGTGGCTTCATTAGGTAAAATGACTTCGAATGCGATGGCGGAATACGGAATCATCCCCGATCTGGCTTCAAAAGATGAAAGCTCGTACGGATTGATTGATGCGTTTAATGCGTATCAATCACAGGGTGACTCCAAGTCACCCCGTGATTCAGAGACAAAAGGCAAAATCCTCATTCCCCGTTCAGAGATTGCATTGAATGTATTACCCGAAGGTCTTACAAAGCAGAGATGGGACGTGACACCGGTTGCGGCATACCGCAACGTATTCCCCGACCACCTCGAACCACTCGACCTGAGCCTGATGGAGGGGATTATTTTCTCGTCACCTTCGTGCGTAGATAACTTCGTCCGCCTATACGGTGCATTACCGAAGGATAAGAAGCTGATTTCACGGGGGAAACTGACGGAAGAGCGGGTGCAGTTTTATTTGAAATAGTAGAAAGTAAATAATTACGTATCTAACCTATTATAAAAAGAGAGCCTTGATTGTTATAATCAGGGCTCTCTTTTATGATATATAGAAATGAATCCTTTTATTCCAACAAATACTTAAATGCAGGTATAACTTCTATTTCAAGATTATCTTCTTGAATAAAATCATTATCGGCAAAAGTCACTATGCGTGCTTTCTTGACGTCAAAAAAGCGCATTGCCTTAACCAAACCGGCAACTTCACGTGCCAGATTATCCGGAGTAAGAGCGTAACAGACCTGAACAATTTCAACTACAGCACCTCTT encodes the following:
- a CDS encoding putative glycoside hydrolase yields the protein MKHYRQRSIRFCLIIFLLSILFTPALFAGENENNTTASADETHGLYLSGWAVGQDSTLQHFIDLANRTEINAYVIDVKEDDGLVSYPSSVPQVKLLKTWTRKFDPAHIISELHKNHIRAIARIVCFKDPVLPNKRPDLAMKNKKGGNWKDNDGQSWLNPYNKETWNYLVNIAKEAVKLGFDEIQFDYVRFTNSGNMKTVDFGLNRPPKYEAINGFLAYARQQMPNVTISADVFGIICESPADEEGIGQYLELIGKNVDYLSPMVYPSHYGLGQSVNGVSFDKPDFEPYGVVYNAIAKAKDRVSLVKDYRAKFRPWLQDFTASYIGEGNYQTYGPEQVRQQIEAVYKNGYKGWIFWNINNQYSEAAFLPKNNSLTKGNLTQK
- a CDS encoding thioredoxin family protein — translated: MRSFKSLFLALLIFIPATAYVGKDTRPGVGLSPGSTAPAIRIDKTGNDLLADLHGEYLVVQFWAVYDAPSRTNNLLMNNSVREHYSDRVRMVSFSLDPQEVVFRETVRTDGINPTNQYLVAGGENSEVYKAYRLSKGFMNYLIDPNGVIVAKNITPDQLRKLVK
- a CDS encoding Dabb family protein, translated to MVKHIVMFKLVAFDTPEAKAAKLAEIKTGLEALVDKIEVLKSMKVGINANPAEIYDFVLVSEFEKMEDVEVYAKHPEHVAVAQIIGAVKDSRAGVDFIV
- a CDS encoding bifunctional precorrin-2 dehydrogenase/sirohydrochlorin ferrochelatase — its product is MNKSDLQFLPISINVTGKKILMIGGGKVASHKAEIMARFVTNVTVIAPEISDKIRTLPFEIIEKEYESSDLDGYFLVYVVTDNHELNRKIKQDCEERGILASVCDAPLLCDFVSPAIHKEEHITVSVGSNAQNVYQSVDIRNQIRELFENGTIKIKE
- the cobA gene encoding uroporphyrinogen-III C-methyltransferase, which produces MEQSKSKNNDITGSVTLVGFGPGNPDLLTIAGEKAIAGADIIFHDDLIDQEFLGKYKADKVYVGKRRHKHSANQEDINQLLLDAALAGKKVVRVKGGDPMVFAHGGEEIELLEKNNIPVTVIPGISTGLAVASLTKVPLTHRNVSSSVSFISGHAAEIGLPNTDTLVCYMAGFNIHRIAAKAIAEGRDPQTAVMLVSKVSTPEQQEFYSTFEELSKGPVNYPTPLIAVIGDVVKLKHHDSSTVEKPTYLVTGTDAHHYYSYGKIVHQPLIHLAALEDTTDLDTHVQDLHNYDWLIFTSRFAVKYFFESLHRIGKDTRFLCGVKVASLGKMTSNAMAEYGIIPDLASKDESSYGLIDAFNAYQSQGDSKSPRDSETKGKILIPRSEIALNVLPEGLTKQRWDVTPVAAYRNVFPDHLEPLDLSLMEGIIFSSPSCVDNFVRLYGALPKDKKLISRGKLTEERVQFYLK